One Triticum dicoccoides isolate Atlit2015 ecotype Zavitan chromosome 5B, WEW_v2.0, whole genome shotgun sequence genomic window carries:
- the LOC119307558 gene encoding protein PEP-RELATED DEVELOPMENT ARRESTED 1 homolog, chloroplastic-like — protein MAALSLSCTPPTAVLPCLPRRPAASLLRPRVPSRATLVVCLGAKPKVPLPIASPSPLVDDPAKWDPAECDALLRGGEQVASVLQEMLTLMEDMEMDGAFAPVVVELVAQGVIGNRVDEMESGFLMALDYMIQLAQKDGDDERNSLLEVVKQTVLDHLTKKCPPHVQVVGLLCQTEKKESRHELLRRVAAGGGVFENDKGLKCQIPGANLNDIANQADDLLESMETRPTIPDRKLLARLVIVREEARNMMGGGLLDERNDRGLNTLPQAEVNFLSKLVALKPGKAVEKMISDVMHGKEEGADNTESTNTGPNSDLEPSTGTSGRENATGRKPQPVRPGMFLETVSKVLGGIYAKNTSGITAQHLEWVHQTTLKILQEMAF, from the exons ATGGCGGCTCTCTCCCTGTCCTGCACCCCTCCCACCGCCGTGCTCCCCTGCTTGCCCCGCAggcccgccgcctccctcctcaggCCGCGGGTCCCCTCCCGTGCTACCCTCGTCGTCTGCCTGGGCGCGAAGCCCAAGGTGCCCCTCCCCATCGCCTCGCCGTCCCCACTCGTGGACGACCCCGCTAAGTGGGACCCCGCCGAGTGCGACGCCCTCCTCCGCGGCGGCGAGCAGGTCGCCTCCGTGCTCCAGGAGATGCTCACGCTG ATGGAAGACATGGAGATGGATGGTGCATTTGCACCGGTGGTCGTGGAGTTGGTGGCTCAGGGTGTCATTGGTAATAGGGTTGATGAGATGGAGTCTGGCTTTCTAATGGCACTCGATTACATGATACAGCTCGCGCAGAAGGATGGTGATGATGAG CGTAACTCTCTTCTTGAAGTAGTCAAGCAGACGGTGCTAGACCATCTGACGAAAAAATGCCCTCCGCAT GTTCAAGTAGTTGGACTTCTTTGCCAGACTGAAAAGAAAGAGAGCAGACATGAGCTACTACGTCGTGTAGCTGCCGGTGGTGGCGTTTTTGAAAATGATAAAGGCCTGAAGTGTCAAATTCCAGGAGCGAATCTCAATGACATTGCAAATCAGGCGGATGATCTGCTGGAG TCAATGGAAACCAGACCCACAATTCCTGATCGAAAACTTCTGGCCAGACTAGTTATAGTAAGAGAGGAAGCTCGAAATATGATGGGAGGTGGCCTTTTAGATGAAAGAAATGATCGTGGTCTCAATACCCTTCCTCAAGCAGAG GTGAACTTCTTGAGCAAACTGGTCGCTCTCAAACCAGGGAAAGCAGTGGAGAAGATGATCAGTGATGTTATGCATGGCAAAGAGGAAGGTGCTGATAACACTGAAAGCACAAATACAGGACCAAATTCTGACCTGGAACCTTCAACTGGGACATCTGGAAGG GAAAATGCAACGGGCCGCAAGCCACAGCCTGTCCGGCCTGGAATGTTCCTGGAGACAGTTTCTAAG GTCTTAGGCGGCATATATGCAAAGAACACATCTGGCATTACAGCACAACATCTAGAATGG GTACATCAAACAACACTGAAAATTCTTCAGGAAATGGCCTTCTAA
- the LOC119309156 gene encoding myosin-2-like: MASSSSSLSSALSSMEQMLDALRQRGIGKPDDKPKEEEPPALPTRPTVRGRPPSIHRPASSAPWSQQRPPLALLPPPPEDEEAREAERRAVELELERRAVRAEEEAKQKDDDVRLKEEEIAVLRQQVELYEARLAEWEAKMKAVEEELQRQTAALQMSQAAAAAAAARAALGSTSHRREPTLSDGVAQAEQAPVPTRAEEASVKRGESLFRGASVKPQQQQQPALAVAPAVLSSKPSHAEHHLATEFARETQAFEHAARAVAEVKPGTMSVDELKMLRRQFAAWKKEYEARLHKTNAELKKRIHSEKSHDQQAAHCGRRRWCGWWRTIKAPKFRAPKRYR; this comes from the exons atggcgtcgtcctcctcctctctgtcaTCGGCGCTGAGCTCGATGGAGCAGATGCTGGACGCGCTCAGGCAGAGAGGGATCGGCAAGCCCGACGACAAGCCCAaggaggaggagccgccggcgcTGCCCACGCGCCCCACCGTCAGGGGCCGGCCTCCTTCCATCCACAGGCCCGCCTCCAGCGCGCCGTGGAGTCAACAACGCCCACCGCTGGCCCTGCTCCCCCCACCGCCG GAAGATGAAGAAGCGAGGGAGGCGGAGAGGCGTGCGGTGGAGCTGGAGCTGGAGAGAAGGGCTGtgcgggcggaggaggaggcgaagcAGAAAGACGACGACGTGAGGCTCAAGGAGGAGGAGATCGCCGTGCTGAGGCAGCAGGTGGAGCTCTACGAGGCCCGGCTCGCCGAGTGGGAAGCCAAGATGAAGGCCGTGGAGGAGGAGCTTCAGAGACAGACCGCCGCGCTGCAGATGTCtcaggctgctgctgctgcggcggcggcCAGAGCAGCACTCGGTTCCACGAGCCACCGCCGGGAGCCAACCTTATCCGACGGCGTCGCGCAGGCGGAACAAGCTCCGGTGCCCACGAGGGCGGAGGAAGCGTCCGTGAAGCGGGGCGAGAGCCTGTTTCGAGGAGCGTCCGTGAAgccccagcagcagcagcagcccgcc ctcgccgtcgcccccgccgtccTTAGCTCGAAGCCGAGCCACGCGGAGCACCACCTCGCGACCGAGTTCGCGCGGGAGACCCAGGCGTTCGAGCACGCcgcgagggcggtggccgaggtgaAGCCGGGCACCATGTCCGTCGACGAGCTCAAGATGCTGAGGCGGCAGTTCGCCGCCTGGAAGAAGGAGTACGAAGCGCGGCTGCACAAGACAAACGCGGAGCTTAAGAAGCGCATCCACTCGGAGAAGAGCCACGACCAGCAGGCTGCCCACTGCGGCCGGCGCCGGTGGTGCGGCTGGTGGAGGACGATCAAGGCGCCGAAGTTCAGGGCCCCCAAGAG GTACAGATAG